The Sphingobacterium lactis sequence CTGCGGATACAGATAGGTGTGTTTGCTCTTTACCACCATAAAGAACCGCTGGGATTTTTCCCTCGTAACGCAATTCTTTTGCATCTCTTTTCCCTACGTTCTGTCTTGCAGAACCGCTAATAGCAATTGATTTCATTTGTTAAATATTAAAATTTTGAGGTGCAAAGATAATCAATAAGTTGAATTACTGAAAGGATTTTCATTTTATTTTGGATGAATAATCCGCTGGCTATCAATTATTCCGAGAAAAAGAAAAGCGGCAGGGAGATCATTTCCCTGCCGCTCTTTACATTTATAACCTAAATGGTCTTATTTTACGTCGAATAGATCAGAAATTGATCCATGCTCGTTTACATTCTTGATTGCACCCGCAAATAGGTTCGCCGTGGAAAGTACCTTGATCTTGCTGCACTGCGCTGCTTTTTCAGGGTTCAATTGAATCGTGTCAGTAACGATCATTTCAGTCAATACAGAATTCTCGATGGTTTCGTAAGCCTTGCCCGATAGGACAGCATGCGTACACACCGCACGTACCGATTTTGCACCGTTCTCCATGATCAATGCTGCTGCCTTGGATAATGTACCCGCAGTATCACAGATATCATCGATCAGAACCACATCCATACCTGTAACATCACCGATGATGGACATGGATTCAATTTCGTTCGCACGTTTTCTGCGTTTGTCACAGATCACAACCTCTGCATTGAAGAATTTCGCGAATGTACGCGCACGGTACGATCCGCCCATATCCGGAGAAGCGATCATCAGGTTCTCCAAGTTCAAGGACTTGATGTAAGGAACAAAGATTATCGCACCATCCAAGTGGTCAACCGGGATATCAAAGAATCCTTGGATCTGTGCTGCGTGCAAGTCCATGGTCATGATACGGTGAGCACCCGCAGCGGTAATCAGATTTGCAATCATCTTCGCGCCAATCGCTACACGTGGTTTGTCCTTACGGTCCTGACGTGCATAGCCAAAATAAGGTACCACCACCGTGATGTAATGCGCAGAAGCACGCTTCGCAGCATCGATCATCAAGAGTAATTCCAATAAGTTGTCTGAAGGTTGGTTGGTCGATTGGATGAGGAATATATCGCTCCCGCGAACTGATTCATTGTAAAATGGTTGAATCTCGCCATCTGAAAACTTTGACAGAGTCATGTCTCCAAGAGGTTTTCCGTATGATTTTGAAATCTTCTCCGCTAATTCCAGTGTACCCGATCCAGCGAATAATTTTACGGTATTAAATTGCAAAGGCATGGTGAAATGATTTTTGGGGTTTTTATATTTTTTATACTGTTTTCTGCACCATCGTTAACTGCTCTTCCCAGAGTCTGTTAAATAATTATAGCCGCAAAGTTAGGTAAATGTTTTAGATTATGAAATTAGAAATGAATAGGGAAAGTTCAAGTTTGCTTGGCCTGTTGACGTAGCGGTTTGCCTTGGGGCTTGGCGCTATGCTGAAGCAACTGTTCGTTAACGGAGTAGGTGTGCAGGAACGCCAATGCCCTGTCGCCTTTCATCGCAATTTGCCCCAACGCAACATGTGGTGTGCGAAGGCTGGCAATTGGTTTATATGCATGAGTTGCAACTCTAACAAAAAAATAGGAAAGGGTGGACCTTGTCTGAGGTGCATGCGAGGTGCGACCGAGGTGTAGCCGTGGTGAATACGTGTCTATAGACACGCTCTCACCACGCTCTCAGTACGCTCTCACCACGGTCTCATGTCGGACAAGGTCCTTGTGTAATTTTAAGGGAATTATCGTTGGTTTATGGTTATGTGTCTTATAATGAGGTGATTGTATGTTTTTTTTCTTTGAGTGCAAAATTCGCCAATAAGCGTTTATTTGGTAGTTTTGCACCAAATGTTTGCTCTAAATAGCTATTATTTGAAAAAAAAGCAGCAGCTAGTAGATGTAAAGATTGTTTTAAAGGGGATTGAAGGGGGAGGATGAAGCTGAATTTTTATTGT is a genomic window containing:
- a CDS encoding ribose-phosphate pyrophosphokinase, yielding MPLQFNTVKLFAGSGTLELAEKISKSYGKPLGDMTLSKFSDGEIQPFYNESVRGSDIFLIQSTNQPSDNLLELLLMIDAAKRASAHYITVVVPYFGYARQDRKDKPRVAIGAKMIANLITAAGAHRIMTMDLHAAQIQGFFDIPVDHLDGAIIFVPYIKSLNLENLMIASPDMGGSYRARTFAKFFNAEVVICDKRRKRANEIESMSIIGDVTGMDVVLIDDICDTAGTLSKAAALIMENGAKSVRAVCTHAVLSGKAYETIENSVLTEMIVTDTIQLNPEKAAQCSKIKVLSTANLFAGAIKNVNEHGSISDLFDVK